In the Rhododendron vialii isolate Sample 1 chromosome 2a, ASM3025357v1 genome, CCCTTGAGCCGGCCCCTTCGGATTCATCGTACCATTTGCTGATGACCCTGGATCATCATGAAACATTTGACTTTGTGTCCAAGTTACGACAAAGTTTTTCTATGGCATCGTGGTAGAATATACTCGAATCCCAACTAGTATTAAAAGCACATCAAAGGCACTAACAACAAGCTTCCTTAACCAAGAATATTGGTAAACAGAAACTATTGATGGTCATATACATTATGGATCCATCTTTGTATCTTTACATGTTCCTCATGATCTGGTGTTGTTTTAATCTTAACACACTGACTGACTCTTTATCTTCTACGCAGCCACTAGTATGCCATGAAGATGAGAGCTCAGCCTTGCTGCAGTTCAAGCATAGCTTTGTCATTAAAAAGTTTGCTTCTAGTGATTCTTTTGCTTATCCTAAAGTGGCGTCATGGAAGCTCGGAGGAAACACTACTAGTAGTTGTTGCTCGTGGGATGGGGTTGAGTGTGACAAGAAAACTGGTCATGTGATCGGCCTCGACCTCAGTAGCAGCTTTCTCTATGGTTCTATTGACTCCAACAGCACCCTTTTCGGCCTCGTCCACCTTCAGAGGCTAAACCTTGCCGACAATCACTTCAACTTCTCTCAAATCCCGCCTGGAATCAGACATCTTTCGAGGCTAACAAGTCTCAGCTTATccagttcttttttttcaggTCAAATCCCTTCAGAACTCTCATCTCTTTCCAAACTGGTTTTTCTCAATTTGTCTGTCAATGTTGACACTAACTCTCAAAGTCTTTTGAGACTTGAGAAACCCAGTCTGAGAGACCTAGTTCAAAATCTAAGCAACCTGAGTGTACTCGACCTGAATGATGTGAACATATCTTCTAATGTGCCAAGTGCCTTGTCTAATATCTCCTCTCTAACAATACTAAGTCTTCAAAGTTGTTTGTTGTATGGTGAATTCCCAATGGGCATTTTTCGTCTGCCAAACCTGAAAATTTTGGGCATGACAAGCAATGAGAATCTCATTGGTTATCTTCCTGAATTTCACCACGGAAGTCCCCTCAAGAATTTATTGCTTGGGGGGACAAGTTTCTCCGGAATCCTACCGAATTCCATAGGTAATCTTGAATCCTTGAACACGTTGGAGTTGAAGAAATGCTTTTTCTATGGGACCATTCCGGCCACGCTTGGAAATCTGACCCAGCTATCCGCTTTGCTCCTCAATGCAAATAATTTAGTCGGTCAAATCCCATCTTCGCTTGTGAACCTCACCGGATTAACTTCGCTAGACCTTCAACACAATCAACTCCAGGGCAAGATTCCAAGCTCAATCTCTCAACTCAAGCATCTTGAAGTTCTTAATCTTGCTTTCAACAACTTGAGTGGTGAAGTTGAGCTAGACAGTCTTATGGAACTCCGAAACCTTACTCGCCTCCATCTGTCATATAACAAATTAACAGTGCTTACCAATAACTATACCAATGCTACAACTATTACGAAGTTCAAACAACTAGGATTCTCGTCATGCAACTTGAGGAAGTTCCCTGATTTCTTGCGGTTCCAGGAGGAGTTGGTACTGCTTTTTTTGGCTTATAACAATATTCACGACCAAATACCAACTTGGTTGTGGAACATAAGTAAAGAAACTATGACAGTTATTGACCTTGGTTACAACTTTCTTACAAGTTCTGAACATCTTCCAGATGTCATTCCATGGAGATCACTAGGAGGTTTTGATTTCAGTTATAACAGGCTGCAAGGATCACTCccacttccaccaccatctATCACAGTATATTTGGTGGCTGGTAATTTACTAAGCGGAGAAATTCCACCATCATTCTGCCAAAGTAGTTCTCTTTCTATGCTTGACATATCCGATAATTACTTAAACGGCACAATTCCTCAATGTTTGGTCAATTCTTCTAGTGATTCTCTGTTGCTCCTCAATCTGAGTAGCAACAATTTACACGGCACTATTCCTCCGACATTCATGATGGGGATCAAGATGATTGATTTTAGCCAAAATCAATTGCATGGGGAGGTACCACGATCGTTGGCTAACTGCACAACCCTTCAAATTCTTGTTCTGGAATATAATCAGATCGAGGATGCGTTCCCCTTGTGGCTGGGAGCTCTTCCTGAGTTAGAAGTTCTCATTCTCCGATCTAACAGATTCCATGGTGCCATTGAGAATCCCAAAACCAATTTAGAGTTTCCAAAACTGTGCATCGTTGACCTCTCTCAAAATGATTTCTCTGGTAAATTGCCATCAGAGTTCTTCAAGAACTGGAATGCAATGAAAGTGGTCAAGAAAGAAAATTCAACATATTTGCAAATGGTGGGGAATTTAAGTTCTAGTCAGGGACCAAAGTGGGTGTACCAAAGGAATTATACGTATTCAGTAACTATAGTTAGCAAAGGCACAGACAGGTTTTATGAGAAGATCCAAAGTGCCTTTGTAGTTATTGATTTTTCAAGCAACAAATTTAGTGGGGAAATTCCAGAATCTCTTGGAAGTCTCAGTGGACTTCAACTGCTTAATATTTCCAACAACGATCTCACTGGCTTCATCCCATCACCCCTCGCATATCTGACACAACTGGAATCATTGGACCTATCTCGAAACCTGCTCTCGGGAGAGATCCCTCATCAACTAACCCAACTCACTTTCCTTTCAATCCTAAACGTTTCTCATAATCGTCTCACGGGTCCTATACCTCAAGGGGAACAATTCTCCACATTTGAAAACAGTTCATATGATGGAAATTTGGGATTGTGTGGTGTCCCTCTGTCGAAATTATGTGGAACTTCAGAAATGCAGCTGCCACCATCTTGCAGCTCTCAAGGCGATGACTCAGAGTTTCCTAGCGGTCTTTACTTGATGGTCATAATCTTGGGATATGGAAGTGGGCTGATAGTTGGGTTTCTTATTGGGACAACTTTAACCAGGAGATATCACGAATGGTTTGTTGAGACCTTTGAAAGGGTGAAGCAAGTTCAGTGGAGGCAGAAAAGGAAGGGGCGAAGAAACTAAGTCCGTAAGCAGCATCCATTTTGTCTTGTTTATTCATGTTCGTGCTATTAGCTTTCAATATTAATTCAAGTGCTCTCGTATTTGTAAGTTTTCTTTTCTAATGATACCTATAAGTTCTTTGTGTAACATCATTCTAATGCCACAGTTGGTTTTGCAGGTGTTGCTTTCTGCCAATCGATTTGTGGGttatttctttacttttgtTCTCGTGCTTTCAGTTTGAGCTCTCATCTCGGCTGGGTTTTTGTTCTTAAATGGGCCATGTCTTAAGGAGGTGCAGATCTTCATGGAGCTTTGTTCTTGCTCGTTTTGCTGCTACAACAAGGATAATGTCTAgttgttaatttattttgtctATACATTTCTAAGTGTGGTCTTATCACTtatatatttttggttttttatatGGTATGTGGTATGTATTCTTGTACTAATTAAGACTATCGTAGTGAATAAATATTAATGTAAGTACTCCCTACGTCCGCTTTTGTTAGCCCACTTCCACTATTCCACACATCTTAAAAAATCACacatatctttcaatatgaatctcaaaatatatgtaatatggatcttatttgatagagctcaattagttctattatacaaaattttcaaaattttgaaatctgttataaattaaaagatatatagAATTTATAACAAGGCACAAATGCCGAAAAGAGACCAACAAACACGGACGTATGAAGTAAGAAAAATGAGGGGGAAATTGGCAGTTATTGGTCTCTCAAAGCCCCACTGAGTGATGGTGGTCTCTCCACATTTACGGAGGGATAGTCTATTTAGAGGTGTAGTTGAACGGTATTGTGAGCCAAGTTACCAATGAAAGGTAATTTCACGTCCCTAGGATAACGTGGGGAGGTTCTCTCTGACTGCATGGCCGAGACAAAGATAATGCGACGCCCCTCAGGTGATTATTATATGTTTTTACTTTCGAGTTTGTGGTGGAGTGTACTCCTTTGTAGTTTTTGAGAATTATCTTCTAAACGCGTCTCGTAGTTGTGGTGGCCAAATTTGTGTTGTTCATTCACATAAATGGTAGAAACCTTGAAAGTAACACAACACCCAAATATCATAAAGTCTAGGTGCTTTCACCAGTCTTGTTTGCCTCTTTTGCTGGGACTCTTTCGCCAGTCTTGTCCGTTACTTATGTTAGATGCTTCGGTGGCGAGCGTTTGTGGAATGCTTAAGTCGAGCTTTCTCAACTACTAGTCCGTCCAAAATCAACCTTGCTATGGGGATGGACGGTGCACCGACCGTTTTTCTGGTGCCGCTTTGTGGTCCCAAATCACGATCCGACCCGTTGAGTAagtttaaaacaaaattttgagtaggtcaatgaaaaatcagctcgGTCGGATAATTATTGGTGCTTCATCCAATcgtctaaatttttttccagtttCAAAATTCTACAAATTGAAAGAAAAGTCAAGCGATTGGATGAGGCACCTACTGTTATCCGATCGAGCTAATTTTACAAAAGCCtgcttgaaaatttattttaaaatcacTCAACGAATCGGACTGTTGTTCAAGACCCCGAGGCGGCGCCCAAAAAATGGTCGGTGCACCGTCGGTCCCAATAGCTTTTTCGGTCCAAAATAACAACTTCGACTTTTCGTAGGTCAAAAGGTAAAGTCCAGTGCTAGCCTCCCATATACTTGGGTCTGTCCTTTCTCTTTTGCTTTCTGATTTTGCGTTGTAGCCTTTGCGGCATTTAtgaatgttcaaaaaaaaaaggaagtggtaAAGGCCATTTCGCTTAATATCAAACAAGCTTTGTGTTCGTGTGATGCACGGGACATATGTGTTAATAGATTTTTCGTTTACAAAACTCTAAATTCTGAGAAATTAAGGATTGAGGTTTGGAGGCTTGGAAGGCTCTTACTACATTCTTAGGGCATTTTCAATCCATTCCATTCATCCAAAAtggaggatggatgtgacatattggatggagattttgtaatttattcaatttttttttttactttttgaacttttctttattttttgagagaGTTTTGGAAAGACCCATTAtcttttttagagatttggaggaccaaaaaagtaattttggtcCTCCAAATCTCTAAAAGGATAATGAGTCCCTCCAAAATtctatttaaaagaaaaaaattaaagaaaagatgagataaattataaaatttatcttcaatgtgtcacatccaccCTCCAATTTAGAGGAAtggaggtggattggagatgcccttATAGTTTATAGGATGGgaactacttcttcttcttctgatttggactaacttttttttgtcataatttttctgtgaatttttttttgtctttagtgaattttttttagcgAAACATAAATAAGACATGAATTATTAATCCATCTtgacgagaaaaaaaaaatttatcataatcttaaaaaagttcataatagaccaaaaaaaagaagataaagtgGTACGGTGAAATTCACAGAGAAATTATTTTGCGTACTACTTGTATGAGTTTGGCAGGCTGGCAACAGTGACGTGACTAGCACCATACACGTCGTTTTTCATTATTGCAAGGCTGCGTCGTGTGACACATGTTGGTATTTGTGACAATAACGTGAGTGGAGTGATGCATCAATCGCATCAAATGGGTCCGGCATTTGGAGAATATATCAATACTGTATCAATGCATCATCgtaccattttcttttttgtgtttgaCGGTAAGGGGTTAATTTGTCAAGGTTAGTTTGCGCGTATCTCGAGTATTCTCCTCTCCGGTCTGATCAAAGGCCGACCACCCACTCCTGAATTTGAGGATTCCCAAGAGagattttttctcttttggaaCCTGGCCCCAAGGGATCGCCAAGTTTTGAACTCAAGGTGTCTGGATTTACAATTCACCTTGTTTGCTACTTGAGTTACCCCTTCGGGTTCATAGTaccattttcgttttttaaaATACTTCTTTACtatattgggattttttttttaatttactaCCAAACTACATTGTTCGCCACCCTTAAGTTGTTAGTGTCTATGTTCGCCGCCCTTAAACTAAAATCTTGATTTCGTTCCTACCTGCACACGGGATACTGCTATTACTTTGCAATTAAGTTGTTATtaaagtatttaatatcattttCTTGTAGCATCCAAAATTTTCAATGGCCATGCTTGACTCTTTGGCAGGAATCTTTGACAATAACGTGAGTGGAGTGATGCATCAACCGCATCAAATGGGTCCTGGA is a window encoding:
- the LOC131316465 gene encoding receptor-like protein 7, encoding MVIYIMDPSLYLYMFLMIWCCFNLNTLTDSLSSTQPLVCHEDESSALLQFKHSFVIKKFASSDSFAYPKVASWKLGGNTTSSCCSWDGVECDKKTGHVIGLDLSSSFLYGSIDSNSTLFGLVHLQRLNLADNHFNFSQIPPGIRHLSRLTSLSLSSSFFSGQIPSELSSLSKLVFLNLSVNVDTNSQSLLRLEKPSLRDLVQNLSNLSVLDLNDVNISSNVPSALSNISSLTILSLQSCLLYGEFPMGIFRLPNLKILGMTSNENLIGYLPEFHHGSPLKNLLLGGTSFSGILPNSIGNLESLNTLELKKCFFYGTIPATLGNLTQLSALLLNANNLVGQIPSSLVNLTGLTSLDLQHNQLQGKIPSSISQLKHLEVLNLAFNNLSGEVELDSLMELRNLTRLHLSYNKLTVLTNNYTNATTITKFKQLGFSSCNLRKFPDFLRFQEELVLLFLAYNNIHDQIPTWLWNISKETMTVIDLGYNFLTSSEHLPDVIPWRSLGGFDFSYNRLQGSLPLPPPSITVYLVAGNLLSGEIPPSFCQSSSLSMLDISDNYLNGTIPQCLVNSSSDSLLLLNLSSNNLHGTIPPTFMMGIKMIDFSQNQLHGEVPRSLANCTTLQILVLEYNQIEDAFPLWLGALPELEVLILRSNRFHGAIENPKTNLEFPKLCIVDLSQNDFSGKLPSEFFKNWNAMKVVKKENSTYLQMVGNLSSSQGPKWVYQRNYTYSVTIVSKGTDRFYEKIQSAFVVIDFSSNKFSGEIPESLGSLSGLQLLNISNNDLTGFIPSPLAYLTQLESLDLSRNLLSGEIPHQLTQLTFLSILNVSHNRLTGPIPQGEQFSTFENSSYDGNLGLCGVPLSKLCGTSEMQLPPSCSSQGDDSEFPSGLYLMVIILGYGSGLIVGFLIGTTLTRRYHEWFVETFERVKQVQWRQKRKGRRN